The Candidatus Baltobacteraceae bacterium genome contains the following window.
TAAAACGGCCGCGATGTTTTGGGAGAAATTCGGGATCGGTTCGCTCGCCGATCTCGAACGCGCGATCGACGACGGCACGCTCGCGACGGCACCGCGTCTGGGTCCAAAGTCGCTCGAGAACATCAAACGCGGTATCCTCGCGTTTAAAGGGCGCTCGCACCGAACGCCTCTCGCGCTCGCGCTGCGCATCGCAAACGACGCGATGGGGTATCTGCAAGACGGGCCGCCGCTGCATCGGTTAACGTGCGCGGGAAGCGTGCGTCGCGCGGAGGTTACCGTCGGCGACATCGACATCGTCTGCACGTCGGATGAAGCCGCGCGAGTGATCGAGCATTTTACGAAGTGGGAGCGCGCGCACGCCGTGCTCGGCGAGGGCCCGACCAAAGCGAGCATCTGGCTCGAGGGCGGTCTTCAAATCGATCTGCGCGTCCTGCCCGACAATCTCTATGGGAATCTTCTGCAGCATTTCACCGGCAGCCGCGAGCACAACATTCAACTGCGCGAGCACGCCGTGCGCAAAGGCGTACGCGTGAGCGAGAACGGGATACTCGAGCTTGCGACCGGCAAGGTCACTACGTGCACGGATGAAGAGCAAGTCTACGCCGCACTCGGGATGCAGTTCGTGCCGCCCGAGCTGCGCAGCGGAATCGGGGAAGTCGATCTCGCGCTCGCCGGTACGCTTCCGGCGTTGCTCGAACTCGCCGACGTGCGCGGCGATTTTCACATGCACTGCACCTGGAGCGACGGAATCGATTCGCTCGACGAGATGATTGCTGCGGCTGCCGCTCGCGGCTACGAGTATCATTCGATCTCCGATCATTCACACGGGCGCGGCGCGACCTACGGCCTCTCGGCCGAGAAACTGCGCGAGCAACGCGCGCAGGTCCGCGCGATCGGCGACCGTTACGGCGTGCGAACGCTCTGCAGCAGCGAAGTGGACATCCTGCCCGACGGGTCGCTCGATTTCCCGAACGATCAGCTGGCGGAGCTCGATATCGTCGTTGCGAGCGTTCACGATGCGTTCAATCAATCGCGCGACGAGATGACGCGCCGGCTGATCCGCGCTTGCGAGAATCCGTTCGTCAACATCATCGGCCATCCGACCGGACGGATGATCGATCGATTCGCGGGCTACGAATTCGATTACGATGTCGTATTTTCGGCGGCCGCACGAACCGGCACCGCCCTCGAAATCGACGGTCAAGAACTGCGCCTGGATCTGCCGGCCTCGCTCGCGCG
Protein-coding sequences here:
- the polX gene encoding DNA polymerase/3'-5' exonuclease PolX, giving the protein MVSNADVARTLLRIRTLMELAGETFFKFMAYERAAATIENAQPVAELVSSGELKALPGIGKSIAVTIEEIVRTGTSAHLEELQQRFPPTIFEVLDVSGIGVKTAAMFWEKFGIGSLADLERAIDDGTLATAPRLGPKSLENIKRGILAFKGRSHRTPLALALRIANDAMGYLQDGPPLHRLTCAGSVRRAEVTVGDIDIVCTSDEAARVIEHFTKWERAHAVLGEGPTKASIWLEGGLQIDLRVLPDNLYGNLLQHFTGSREHNIQLREHAVRKGVRVSENGILELATGKVTTCTDEEQVYAALGMQFVPPELRSGIGEVDLALAGTLPALLELADVRGDFHMHCTWSDGIDSLDEMIAAAAARGYEYHSISDHSHGRGATYGLSAEKLREQRAQVRAIGDRYGVRTLCSSEVDILPDGSLDFPNDQLAELDIVVASVHDAFNQSRDEMTRRLIRACENPFVNIIGHPTGRMIDRFAGYEFDYDVVFSAAARTGTALEIDGQELRLDLPASLARRAHGFGVTFTVDSDAHQTGQLANVALAVGQARRAGLGKADVLNTRTLEDVLAFVRHKRERAS